The following coding sequences lie in one Anomaloglossus baeobatrachus isolate aAnoBae1 chromosome 7, aAnoBae1.hap1, whole genome shotgun sequence genomic window:
- the LOC142246489 gene encoding E3 ubiquitin/ISG15 ligase TRIM25-like: MESGDFKDELNCSICLSLCTDPVSLRCGHFFCHYCIISALDAQEAAGVYSCPDCRAQYPERPAMEKKTKMENIVEKLSTQPEMEETRIFCTYCTKSPVLAVKSCLHCENSLCDDHLTAHNKTMDHILTEPTGSLGNKRCSLHKKVLEYYCPVDAACLCVSCCLVGEHQGHQVELLDVAAEKKKENLRKYLDELKEGKAEIQKRVQDLQNHKAKILEKASDKRMNISDIVMYMKKKLEMAEKKALSEVSRQEKKIMSQISHQIQNLKIQENKLSKKFHHMEEMCHVTDPIRLLQESHITECSHGGEEGTGGDGGEVSSEDNMDVANVLVSNTKVQDNDTGPITVLQKSDQRVDYNTSMASEDTSLVSDLHEMTDDMDMITNDLDEVLISLTLYRSMRDIVTNGTSKLGVYFGVYFPDILLDVDTVNKAVMISECLKMAEHSRILQERPKSSKRFVTFPQVLSRCGLSLGRHYWEVEWNQIGRCDIGMCYPSIKREGDKSVIGVDKKSWILILEGKEYSVMHNWSMNCFRLQLTCPTLGVFLDYEAGRLSFYELCDPIRHLHTFTASFTEPLHVVFNVDEGASVTIVN; the protein is encoded by the coding sequence ATGGAGTCTGGTGACTTTAAGGACGAGCTGAACTGCTCCATCTGCCTGAGCCTCTGCACAGATCCCGtatccctgagatgtggacacttCTTCTGCCACTATTGTATTATCAGTGCGCTGGATGCACAGGAGGCGGCTGGAGTGTATTCCTGTCCTGACTGCAGAGCACAATATCCGGAGCGTCCGGCCATGGAGAAGAAAACAAAGATGGAGAATATAGTGGAAAAATTATCTACTCAGCCTGAGATGGAGGAGACCAGAATCTTCTGTACTTACTGTACAAAGTCCCCTGTCCTGGCTGTGAAATCATGTCTACACTGTGAGAACTCCCTGTGTGACGACCACCTGACAGCCCACAACAAGACAATGGATCATATATTAACAGAACCCACTGGCAGCTTGGGTAACAAAAGATGTTCCCTCCACAAGAAGGTTCTGGAGTATTACTGCCCGGTGGACGCagcttgtctgtgtgtgtcttgctGTCTGGTTGGCGAACACCAAGGTCACCAGGTGGAGCTTCTAGATGTGGCTgctgagaagaagaaggagaacctGAGGAAATATCTGGATGAACTAAAAGAAGGAAAAGCAGAAATTCAGAAACGAGTCCAGGATCTTCAGAATCAtaaggcaaaaatcctggaaaaagCCTCCGATAAGAGGATGAACATTAGTGACATAGTTATGTATATGAAGAAGAAACTGGAAATGGCAGAAAAGAAAGCGCTGAGTGAGGTCTCCAGGCAGGAGAAGAAGATTATGTCCCAGATATCTCATCAGATCCAGAATCTGAAAATACAGGAGAACAAGCTGTCGAAAAAGTTTCATCACATGGAGGAGATGTGTCATGTCACCGACCCAATAAGACTCTTACAAGAAAGTCACATTACAGAGTGTAGTCATGGAGGTGAGGAGGGCACAGGGGGAGATGGTGGAGAGGTCAGTTCTGAAGATAATATGGATGTGGCAAATGTTCTTGTATCTAACACCAAAGTGCAGGATAACGATACTGGCCCAATAACTGTGCTACAAAAATCAGACCAAAGAGTGGATTATAATACAAGTATGGCATCTGAAGACACATCTCTAGTCAGTGACCTACATGAGATGACTGATGATATGGATATGATTACTAATGATCTGGATGAGGTTCTGATCTCACTGACCTTATACCGATCTATGAGGGATATTGTCACCAATGGAACATCAAAGCTCGGGGTCTATTTCGGGGTCTATTTCCCAGACATATTGCTGGATGTGGACACTGTTAATAAAGCTGTTATGATTTCAGAATGTTTGAAGATGGCAGAACATTCCAGAATTCTACAAGAAAGACCAAAATCATCAAAAAGATTTGTGACGTTCCCCCAGGTGTTAAGCAGATGTGGCCTCTCCTTGGGACGACATTACTGGGAGGTAGAATGGAACCAGATAGGTAGATGTGACATCGGCATGTGCTACCCCAGTATAAAAAGGGAAGGAGATAAGTCTGTGATTGGAGTAGATAAAAAATCTTGGATTTTGATCCTGGAAGGTAAAGAGTACTCAGTGATGCATAACTGGTCCATGAATTGTTTTCGTTTACAGCTAACATGTCCTACACTTGGAGTCTTCTTAGACTATGAGGCCGGGCGTCTGTCCttctatgagctgtgtgaccctatcagacacttacacaccttcaccgCCTCCTTCACTGAACCCCTACATGTTGTCTTCAATGTGGATGAAGGAGCCTCTGTTACAATAGTAAACTGA